A portion of the Hoplias malabaricus isolate fHopMal1 chromosome 1, fHopMal1.hap1, whole genome shotgun sequence genome contains these proteins:
- the gdf3 gene encoding protein DVR-1, translating into MSRLTYSLFKSDWERALQSRLRPQFNMAILLFLLISAFSAFGLGAEDVQIQERLFLNSLGLSNRPRPSGRVPVPSLLWSIFKKSEQKTPDTEPDPCTVPEYGVRGNIVRYVLDQGRLISDPNSHDVEKHLFFNMSVLEDVEQLSFAQLEMKFKPDLSHVSSIGEHTFSMHLYKVLRASLKGMKHESSRSLLLSQSVQYTHSTTVHFNLTNLAEGWRKPGKNYGLVLVLQSMQLSNSLDPLDYDPGLAGIPELDTSLVVVSLNPYQCRSRKKRSAYYVPVSPSNVCKPRRLYIDFRDVGWQDWIIAPQGYVANYCHGECPFPLSESLNGTNHAILQTLVHSFDPKGTPQPCCVPVKLSPISMLYYDNNDNVVLRHYEDMVVDECGCR; encoded by the exons ATGTCTCGCCTCACGTACTCACTTTTTAAATCAGACTGGGAAAGGGCTCTTCAGAGTCGTCTGCGTCCACAGTTCAATATGGCGATTCTTCTGTTTTTATTGATCTCAGCTTTTAGTGCATTTGGTCTCGGCGCAGAGGACGTACAGATTCAGGAGCGGCTGTTTTTAAATTCTCTGGGTCTGTCGAATCGCCCGAGGCCTTCTGGTCGCGTCCCTGTGCCCTCGCTGTTGTGGAGTATTTTTAAGAAAAGTGAACAGAAGACACCGGACACTGAACCGGACCCGTGTACAGTGCCGGAGTACGGAGTGAGGGGCAACATCGTCAGATATGTCCTGGACCAAG GTAGACTCATTTCTGATCCGAACAGCCATGATGTGGAGAAGCATCTGTTCTTTAACATGTCTGTGCTGGAGGACGTCGAGCAGCTTTCGTTTGCACAACTGGAAATGAAGTTCAAACCTGATCTTTCACACGTGTCCAGTATTGGTGAGCACACCTTTAGCATGCACCTCTACAAAGTACTGAGGGCCTCGTTAAAGGGCATGAAGCATGAATCTAGCCGCAGTTTGCTGCTGTCTCAGTCTGTTCAGTACACTCACAGCACCACAGTACACTTCAATCTGACTAACCTGGCGGAAGGGTGGAGGAAACCTGGTAAGAACTATGGACTTGTGCTTGTGCTCCAGTCCATGCAGCTAAGCAACAGTTTGGACCCACTGGACTATGACCCTGGCCTTGCAGGGATCCCTGAACTTGACACCTCGCTGGTGGTTGTGTCCTTAAACCCTTACCAGTGCAGATCCAGGAAGAAGCGAAGTGCCTACTATGTTCCAGTTAGTCCCAGTAATGTGTGCAAACCAAGACGTCTGTACATCGACTTCAGAGATGTTGGTTGGCAGGACTGGATCATTGCGCCACAGGGTTATGTGGCTAACTACTGCCATGGAGAGTGTCCTTTTCCTCTGAGTGAGAGCCTCAATGGGACAAATCATGCCATTCTGCAAACACTCGTCCATTCGTTTGATCCCAAAGGAACCCCTCAACCCTGCTGTGTCCCGGTCAAACTATCTCCCATTTCTATGCTTTACTATGACAACAATGACAATGTGGTCCTCCGTCATTATGAGGACATGGTGGTGGATGAATGTGGCTGCAGATAA
- the crls1 gene encoding cardiolipin synthase (CMP-forming): MLAVFRHNLLNCARGHVARFSFTTVITSRQHGVWGPRVCPRPEIASPQRLRTKLFSAGPRTLCLHHLRDHPSALNLTVLGQASSNQPLQPECIQIALRAKHFLLKTPNLYNCTVNLPLNSLPWSLNDRVITGALSGSKRYCTTPENQIQKAPDQDTKENEATQRAFNVTTSNEGKFKELYENPWTIPNFLCMARIVLSPVLGYLIMEQYFHLSFGLFVLAGATDLLDGYIARNWPNQKSALGSALDPLADKILISVLYISLTYAQLIPVPLTALVLARDVALIAAVFYVRYKTVPPPVTLSKFFNPCYTTAQLKPTLISKFNTAIQLFLVAASLASPIFHYTDSILLQSLWYITALTTAASGYSYYHYGRKTVEVLNNTK; the protein is encoded by the exons ATGTTAGCAGTTTTTAGGCACAACTTGCTGAATTGTGCGAGAGGGCACGTAGCTCGGTTCAGTTTCACTACTGTTATAACCAGCAGACAGCACGGTGTCTGGGGTCCCAGAGTATGCCCTAGACCAGAGATAGCGTCACCTCAGAGGTTAAGAACTAAGTTATTCTCTGCAGGACCTCGGACCCTGTGTCTGCACCAcctcagagaccacccttctgCACTTAACCTTACTGTACTCGGGCAGGCCAGTTCTAACCAACCCCTGCAGCCTGAATGTATTCAGATAGCACTGAGAGCAAAACACTTCTTGCTAAAAACACCAAATTTATATAACTGTACCGTCAACCTTCCGCTAAACTCCTTACCATGGAGTTTAAATGACAGGGTCATTACAGGAGCACTCTCTGGATCTAAAAGATACTGTACTACACCGGAAAACCAAATCCAAAAAGCTCCGGATCAAGATACTAAAGAGAATGAAGCCACCCAACGTGCCTTTAACGTTACCACATCAAATGAGGGAAAGTTTAAAGAGCTG TATGAAAATCCATGGACAATCCCCAACTTCCTCTGCATGGCCAGAATTGTGCTGTCCCCTGTCCTGGGTTACTTGATTATGGAACAGTACTTCCACCTGTCTTTTGGACTTTTTGTTTTGGCGGGAGCAACTGACTTG CTGGATGGATACATTGCTCGAAACTGGCCCAACCAGAAGTCTGCTCTGGGCagtgctctggacccactggcAGATAAGATCCTCATTAGTGTGCTGTACATCAGTCTGACATATGCACAGCTCATCCCAG TTCCCCTCACAGCATTGGTGTTAGCCAGGGATGTAGCTCTGATAGCTGCAGTGTTTTATGTCCGCTATAAAACTGTTCCTCCCCCA GTAACACTCAGCAAGTTTTTCAACCCATGCTACACTACAGCTCAGCTTAAACCAACACTTATAAGCAAG TTCAACACTGCAATCCAGTTGTTCCTGGTGGCTGCATCACTTGCTTCTCCAATATTCCACTATACTGACAGTATTCTGCTGCAGTCACTGTG GTATATCACTGCACTGACAACTGCAGCATCTGGTTACAGCTACTATCATTATGGTAGGAAAACTGTCGAAGTACTGAacaacacaaagtaa
- the bmp2a gene encoding bone morphogenetic protein 2, with amino-acid sequence MRSAAPRALPLLLLVLSYARLGGSTGLVPEHGRRKYAAPLSQNTLGAFEARLLNLFGLQHRPSPSSTAVVPRYMLDLFAAYSVNAQPKRAAAKRALGRDSEKSASRANTIRSFHHDESTEDLSSHGEKTIQRFLFNLSSIPQHEFVTSAELRIYREQVMAASNSSSNSSTGFHRINIHEVMKPGLPFKEPITRLLDTRLVKHSLSKWESFDVSPAVLRWTTEGHTNHGFVVEVVHPLSADGDYKKHVRVSRSLHDSEDSWPQMRPLLVTFSHDGKGHVLHTRQKRQTRATKPKKKHKAHCKRHALYVDFSDVGWNDWIVAPPGYHAFYCQGECPFPLGDHLNTTNHAIVQTLVNSVNSNIPKACCVPTDLSPVSLLYLDEYERVILKNYHDMVVEGCGCR; translated from the exons ATGCGCTCCGCCGCGCCGCGCGCACTGCCGCTGCTGCTGCTCGTGCTCAGTTACGCGCGCCTCGGAGGCTCCACGGGGCTAGTGCCCGAGCACGGGCGCAGGAAATACGCAGCGCCGCTCTCCCAGAACACGCTCGGCGCCTTCGAGGCGCGGCTTCTGAACCTATTCGGGCTCCAGCACCGGCCCAGTCCCAGCAGCACCGCCGTGGTTCCACGGTACATGCTGGATCTGTTCGCCGCTTACTCGGTCAACGCGCAGCCGAAGCGCGCCGCCGCCAAGCGCGCTCTCGGAAGAGACTCGGAGAAGTCCGCGAGCCGCGCGAACACTATCAGGAGCTTTCACCATGACG AATCTACGGAGGATCTGTCAAGTCATGGCGAGAAGACTATTCAAAGGTTCCTTTTTAATCTGAGCTCCATCCCCCAACACGAGTTTGTCACATCAGCTGAGCTGAGGATTTACAGGGAGCAGGTCATGGCTGCCAGCAACAgtagcagcaacagcagcacagGGTTCCATCGCATTAATATCCATGAGGTCATGAAGCCAGGGCTGCCTTTTAAAGAGCCCATCACGAGACTCCTAGACACCAGGCTGGTTAAGCACAGCCTGAGCAAGTGGGAGAGCTTTGACGTAAGTCCAGCAGTCTTGCGGTGGACCACAGAGGGCCACACCAACCACGGCTTTGTGGTGGAGGTGGTTCACCCTCTCAGTGCAGACGGGGACTACAAGAAACATGTCAGAGTCAGCAGATCACTGCACGACAGTGAGGACTCGTGGCCTCAGATGAGGCCGCTGCTGGTGACGTTCAGCCACGACGGCAAGGGACATGTTCTTCATACTCGGCAGAAACGGCAAACTCGGGCCACTAAGCCCAAAAAGAAGCACAAAGCCCACTGTAAAAGGCATGCCCTCTATGTGGACTTCAGCGACGTGGGCTGGAATGACTGGATAGTTGCTCCTCCGGGTTACCATGCCTTTTACTGCCAAGGAGAATGCCCGTTCCCTCTGGGGGACCACCTCAACACCACGAACCACGCTATAGTACAGACATTGGTCAACTCAGTGAACAGCAATATCCCCAAGGCCTGCTGTGTGCCCACAGACCTCAGCCCTGTCTCTCTGCTTTACCTGGACGAGTATGAGCGCGTGATCCTGAAAAACTATCACGACATGGTGGTGGAAGGCTGTGGGTGCCGCTGA